Genomic window (Synechococcus sp. LA31):
CTCTGCTTCGCGAAACCCTTCAGCCGCCCGCCCAGCTCACCCAGCCGTGGGCCCACCAGCTCCAACCCCAGCTGCACGGCCGCCTGGCGTCCTTCCTGCTTGTAGGTGGTTCCCACCGCGGCTCGTTGCTCATCGCTGAACAGGGGAAGGTTGTGGGCTCCTGGGATGTGACCCTGCGCGTATTCAGCCGGTGCCCGCACGTCCACCACTGGTCCGCATGGCTGCAGAAACCGCTCGATCGGTTCCCGGATGAGCTGCGCCCCTTCGATCACTGATCCCGCCTTGCCCCGGCCATGCCTGACATAGTGGGCCAGCGCTGGCTGACTGGCAGGTCTGATCCCTTCTTCATGCTTTCCGGACCCCCTGTAACCACAACAGTTAATGCTGAACAGCTGCTCGAGCGTTTTCTGGCTGCCAATCCACGCCAGCGCCGCAGCCTGCTCAGCCAGGTGCTGCAACGCTCCGCTGAGCTCCGCCCCCTGATTCCTGGACAGCTCGATCGCCTCGATGCCACCAGCGACGACTGGGCTGCGGGTCTGCTGATTCAGCTGTTGGTCGCAGACGACGACGGCCTCACGCAGACCTTCCGTGAGCGTTACAGCGAAGGCTGGTTAGCGGTGACCAGCGCCAGCGGAATCGATTACGCCCCGCTGCAGCGGGCTCTAGTGGATCAGCAGTTTGAAGAGGCGGACCGCCTCACCAGCGAGCACCTGCGCCAACTCGCCGGAGAGGCCGCTGTGCAACGCGGCTACGTGTATTACTCGGAAGTGCCTCCGATCGCTTCGGTCGATCTGGAGAGTATCGACCGCCTCTGGGTGATGTATTCACAGGGTCGCTTTGGCTTCTCCGTGCAGATCAGGTTGTTGCGCTCACTCAATGGACGTTGGGACCAGCTTTGGCCTCGGCTCGGCTGGAAACAGGGTGGCGTGTGGACCCGTTACCCCCGTTCGTTCACCTGGTCGCTTGAGGCGCCCGAGGGTCACCTGCCCCTGGTTAATCAGTTGCGTGGTGTGAGGTTGATGGATGCCCTCCTCTCCCACCCCGGCCTGCAACAGCGCGTATCGGCCTGAGCCTGCCTTGCCGCCGCAGAGGTAGCTTCAAGCAATGCGCGGCGCTTCCGCCGGCTGGGCTTCGATGGCACATCGCTGGGCCGATTTCATCACCCCCTCCACCCTGCAGCTCGCACCGCTGCTGGAGGTGTTGCTTGAGCCGATCAGCTGCGTGGAGCAGCTCTCAGCTCTACAGCTGGGCCTGCAGGAAGTGTTGGTGAATGCGGTTCGCCATGGCAATGCCAACGATCCCGCAAAGTGCCTGCGTATTCGCCGGATCGTGACGCCCCGTTGGTGGGTGTTTCAGGTGCAGGACCAGGGCTGTGGTCTTCCGCTGGAGGCCCGCAGCGTGCATCTCCCCGATCAGGCCGACGCGCTCTGCGGTAGGGGCTTGTTTCTGATTGATGCCTGTTTTGATGACGTGCGCTGGAGTGCCCGGGGCAACCGCGTGCAGGTGGCCCTGCGCCGTTAGTGACCGTGGCTCGGACAGCCCGGGTCTTTCAGCTCCCCGCGCAGCCAACCAAGAGCGCTCTCGAGTAAGGCGATTGCGTCTTGGCGTTGCTGGGTGCTGAGGGGCGCATTGGGTGGGTTTGATGGATCGAGCAGCTGCACCAGGGCGGCAGCGAGCTGTTCGGCGGCGCGCCGCTGCGGTTGGCTTTTCTGGGCATGCCAGTTGCGGTTATCGATGGTGAGCAACCGATGCAGGCTCTCCGCGCTGGCACGGCTTGCCTCAGGCCACTGTTGAAGCGTTGACACTGGACGAAACCTCGCTCTGGCCGCCATCCTGACGGGATGCAGCACCGTTCGCGCTCTCCGCATACGCCCATTCGCTGGCTGCATCAGCTAGGCAACCTGATGGCTCAGGTGTCGCGGGCTGAGCGCCTCCCCAGCGTTGATGACAGCCTTCAAGCCCGACGTCTGAGGCAGCGCATGGCTCTGGCTCAGCGCGTGCTGGATCCTTTACCGCAGCCCTTGCGCACAGGCACTTGGCATGACACGGCCCTGTGGAATGCCTTGCGCTGGGGTGGCTTGGGGCTGCTACTGGCCCTGTGGTTGAAGCGCTGATCGGGTCTCAGGCCGCCAGATTGATCAATGGTTCAACCGGGCTTGGCTCCACCTCAGCACTGGCACCACTGAGCGGTGGTGCCTCAGGCGGTGCTGGCAGTCGCTGACCCCGCAGCCATGCGTTATGGAGAGCCCGCCTCCTGCGGTCTTCCGCTAGCACGAGTCGATCGGCCGCCACCACCGGGCTCTCACCAGTGAGCAGAGGCGTTCGCAGGCAGATGCCGAAACCGTGGGCTTCCACCTGCACACAGCCCTCCATGAACACGGTCTGGAAGGTCCAGCCTGCTAACCAGCGCACGCTGAACGGATTGCTCATGCCTTCATCCCTTTGGCCGGACCCTATGGCGTTCCTGCCGTCGTCAAGGCCCTTTGTCAGGGCTTGGTGGCACTCCACACTCGGGTCATCAGGTGAGACCTGGCTCGGATGCCCGTGAATCCGGCGGTGCTTAAGCGGGCATCGATGTCGTCGGCGATGTAATCGCGGTAATACGGCTCATGAAACATGCGACGGAAGTTATCCATGGCGGGTTCGAACTGCGGCGAATCCGCCAGTTGCACCGAATCGGCCATCACCAGTACGCCACCGGGCTCGAGCAGCCGGAAACAATCGTTGATCACGTTTTGGCGTGCTTCGCCCGGCAGCTCATGCAGCAGGAACACACACGTGATGCCCTGCATGCTTCCGCTGGCAAACGGCATGGTTTCGCCGTTGCCCTGCACCAGCTGGGGCAGTTCGTTGGGCAGCTGGCTCAACCAACGGTTGGCCTGGCGTAGATAGGCCGAAGACAAATCCAGACCCACCAGCTGTGTTTCAGGCAGCGCAGCCCGCACCTGTCGGAGCGTCCGGCCTGTGCCTGTGGCCACATCCAGCACCCTCAGCTGGCTGGCCGGCCGATCGGTAAAGGCGCGAAGGCCTTGGATCAGAGGCTTGATCACGCGGCGCCGCATCGGGTCGGCGGTGCCATTGAACAGGATTTCAACCTGCAGGTCATACAGCGAAGCGGAGTGATCGCTCAGGTAGCCATCGGTCTGGTGGTGAAAGTTCTGCAGGTAGTAGTCGGGATAGTTCTCGCTCTCGATCTCTTGGGGTAGATCGTTCACATTCCGCTCACTGCGCCGATTCCAGGTGCTCGGCATATCCAGCCACACCATCGGGTAACGGGTGGCCCAGTCGAGCCATGGGGCATCGAACAGCAGGCTGGTGGGGTAAAGACCCTCTTCCGCTTCCTGCCAGTCCAACTCCATCAAGGCGTTGTTGGCGGCCTGAAGGTCCCCAAGCATCTGCGGTGGGATTGGCCGGGTTTTCGGAGCACCCTCGGGGGCTACCAACTCCATCAGCTTTGTGCTCACCTCTTTGTGGGCCACACCCGCCAGGCTCTTGCCCTGCTGCAGGGCCTTGTAGGCGAGCTTGGTGAGTTGATCAGCCATGGAGTGGCGCAGGGATGCAGCAGTCCACCATTCCAGCGGATCCCGAGTGACATCGCGATGGCCAGGGGCCAGCGGTGGGTCTGTGTGCCCAGCTGAACCCAGATCACGTTTCTTGGAGCAATCGTCTGAACTGTATTGATTGCTACAGAATGAACCCATGAATCGATTCCGGAGGAAGTCATGAGCAACGCACCTGTCGGTCGCGCTCAAAGCGAGCCCCTGTTTGTGGAATGGATGCGCCATCGCCAGCAGGAGCAGCGTCGTCATCAGCCGGTCGTGGCTCAGCGCCATGCCACGGCCGACCAATCCGAGGCTTCGGATGTGCACTCCCAGGAGGTGGCTTGGGCCGAAAGGCATGCCCATGAGCGTCGCCTGCACGACAGCGCCATCGCTCAGTTGCGCCACGACTGATCCGCTCGCGGCGTTCACCCTCACAAAAAAACCCCGGCTGTCAGCCGGGGCAAAGGGGTGCACTGACTCGGAATCTGAATCAGGCGTCGTAGTACATGGTGAATTCGTGGGGGTGGGGCCGTTGACGCAGCTGCTGCACCTCCTCGTATTTCAGGGCGATCCAGTTGTCGATGAAGTCTGCGGTGAAGACGTCACCGGCCAGCAGGTACTCGTGGTCGGCCTTGAGGGCTTCCAGAGAGCCGTTCAACGAGGCGGGAACGGTTGAGATCTTGGCCAGTTCTTCGGCCGATAGCTCAAACAGGTCAACGTCGGTGCCGTCGCCCGGGTCGATCTGGTTCTTGATGCCGTCGATGCCAGCCATCAGCATCGCTGCGAAGCCCAGATAGGGGTTGGAGAGCGCGTCGCCGGAGCGGAACTCGAGGCGCTTGGCCTTGGGGTTCGTGCCGGTGAGGGGGATGCGCACGGCGGCGGAGCGGTTGCCCTGGGAGTACACCAGGTTCACCGGTGCCTCGAAGCCCGGCACCAGACGCTTATAGCTGTTGGTGGTGGGGTTGGTGAAGGCCAGGAAGCTGGGGGCGTGCTTCAGCAGGCCGCCGATGTACCAACGGGCGGTTTGCGAGAGGTTGGCGTAGGTGCCTTCACCCCAGAACAGAGGCTGGCCGGCCTTCCAAAGGCTTTGGTGCACGTGCATGCCGCTGCCGTTGTCGGCAAACACGGGCTTGGGCATGAATGTGGCGGTTTTGCCGTACTTTTTGGCAATGTTGCGCACCACATATTTGTAGATCATCACGTTGTCGGCCGCGCTGATCAGCTCCGCAAACTTCATGCCCAGTTCGTGCTGGGCGGTCGCAACCTCGTGATGCTGTTTCTCGATCGGAACACCCAGTGCTCCCATGGTCAGCAACATCTCGCTGCGCATGTCCTGCAGCGTGTCGTTGGGCGATACCGGGAAGTAGCCCTCCTTGAGCTGGATCTTGT
Coding sequences:
- a CDS encoding GUN4 domain-containing protein; this translates as MLSGPPVTTTVNAEQLLERFLAANPRQRRSLLSQVLQRSAELRPLIPGQLDRLDATSDDWAAGLLIQLLVADDDGLTQTFRERYSEGWLAVTSASGIDYAPLQRALVDQQFEEADRLTSEHLRQLAGEAAVQRGYVYYSEVPPIASVDLESIDRLWVMYSQGRFGFSVQIRLLRSLNGRWDQLWPRLGWKQGGVWTRYPRSFTWSLEAPEGHLPLVNQLRGVRLMDALLSHPGLQQRVSA
- a CDS encoding ATP-binding protein; amino-acid sequence: MRGASAGWASMAHRWADFITPSTLQLAPLLEVLLEPISCVEQLSALQLGLQEVLVNAVRHGNANDPAKCLRIRRIVTPRWWVFQVQDQGCGLPLEARSVHLPDQADALCGRGLFLIDACFDDVRWSARGNRVQVALRR
- a CDS encoding DUF6439 family protein gives rise to the protein MSTLQQWPEASRASAESLHRLLTIDNRNWHAQKSQPQRRAAEQLAAALVQLLDPSNPPNAPLSTQQRQDAIALLESALGWLRGELKDPGCPSHGH
- a CDS encoding copper-binding protein — translated: MSNPFSVRWLAGWTFQTVFMEGCVQVEAHGFGICLRTPLLTGESPVVAADRLVLAEDRRRRALHNAWLRGQRLPAPPEAPPLSGASAEVEPSPVEPLINLAA
- a CDS encoding class I SAM-dependent methyltransferase, with protein sequence MADQLTKLAYKALQQGKSLAGVAHKEVSTKLMELVAPEGAPKTRPIPPQMLGDLQAANNALMELDWQEAEEGLYPTSLLFDAPWLDWATRYPMVWLDMPSTWNRRSERNVNDLPQEIESENYPDYYLQNFHHQTDGYLSDHSASLYDLQVEILFNGTADPMRRRVIKPLIQGLRAFTDRPASQLRVLDVATGTGRTLRQVRAALPETQLVGLDLSSAYLRQANRWLSQLPNELPQLVQGNGETMPFASGSMQGITCVFLLHELPGEARQNVINDCFRLLEPGGVLVMADSVQLADSPQFEPAMDNFRRMFHEPYYRDYIADDIDARLSTAGFTGIRARSHLMTRVWSATKP
- the glnA gene encoding type I glutamate--ammonia ligase; protein product: MAKTAQDVLRQIKDEGIELIDLKFVDLHGKWQHLTVCQDLIDEAAFTEGVAFDGSSIRGWKAINESDMAMVPDPNTAWIDPFYSHKTLSLICSIQEPRSGKPYARCPRALAQKALDYLGSTGLADTAYFGPEPEFFVFDDVRYKSANGSSFYSVDSIEAPWNTDRVEEGGNLANKIQLKEGYFPVSPNDTLQDMRSEMLLTMGALGVPIEKQHHEVATAQHELGMKFAELISAADNVMIYKYVVRNIAKKYGKTATFMPKPVFADNGSGMHVHQSLWKAGQPLFWGEGTYANLSQTARWYIGGLLKHAPSFLAFTNPTTNSYKRLVPGFEAPVNLVYSQGNRSAAVRIPLTGTNPKAKRLEFRSGDALSNPYLGFAAMLMAGIDGIKNQIDPGDGTDVDLFELSAEELAKISTVPASLNGSLEALKADHEYLLAGDVFTADFIDNWIALKYEEVQQLRQRPHPHEFTMYYDA